A window from Pseudomonas sp. MRSN 12121 encodes these proteins:
- a CDS encoding type II secretion system protein J, with product MRAGPTPRQGGFTLIEVMVAILLMAVVSVIAWRGLDSVSRADSHLQASSEQTEVLLRTLHQLERDVALRASVELAEPALPGVDNEAADVPAALTVRGTDSGTFRLDVIRSAATPGDGLQRVRWWLKGDTLYRAAAPARDRYPLPAPKNPVAVLEQVSELQVRVWDRDKGWRQLSGNRKENPPGLEIRLVRQTPQGEERYRQVLGPLD from the coding sequence ATGAGGGCCGGCCCAACGCCCCGGCAAGGCGGCTTCACCTTGATCGAAGTGATGGTGGCGATCCTGTTGATGGCGGTGGTCAGCGTGATCGCCTGGCGCGGCCTGGACAGCGTCAGCCGCGCCGACAGCCATCTGCAGGCCAGCAGCGAACAGACCGAGGTGCTGCTGCGCACTCTGCACCAGCTGGAGCGGGACGTGGCGCTGCGGGCCAGCGTCGAACTGGCGGAACCGGCGCTGCCCGGGGTCGACAATGAAGCCGCCGACGTGCCGGCGGCCCTGACTGTGCGCGGCACCGACAGCGGCACCTTCCGCCTGGACGTGATCCGCAGCGCGGCCACACCCGGCGACGGCCTGCAACGGGTGCGCTGGTGGCTCAAGGGCGACACCCTGTACCGCGCGGCGGCGCCGGCCCGGGACCGCTACCCGCTGCCCGCGCCGAAAAACCCCGTGGCGGTGCTGGAGCAGGTCAGCGAGCTGCAGGTCCGGGTCTGGGACCGGGACAAGGGCTGGCGCCAGCTCAGCGGCAACCGCAAGGAAAACCCGCCCGGCCTGGAAATCCGCCTGGTGCGCCAGACGCCGCAAGGCGAAGAGCGCTACCGCCAGGTGCTCGGCCCCCTGGACTAA
- the gspH gene encoding type II secretion system minor pseudopilin GspH, which yields MTPSRQQGFTLIELMVVLVIIGIASAAISLSIRPDPLQGLRQDAERLAQLLQVAQAEARVDGRPISWQADAKGFAFSRPSDDGRGVDRFKDDPQLRPRRWASPSVKARVEPGPRLVLNAEWIDAPLQVQLSDGQYSLTVQRSATGQVRVVALP from the coding sequence ATGACCCCATCCCGACAACAGGGCTTCACCCTGATCGAGCTGATGGTGGTGCTGGTGATCATCGGGATCGCCAGCGCCGCCATCAGCCTGAGCATCCGCCCCGACCCGCTGCAGGGCCTGCGCCAGGACGCCGAGCGCCTGGCCCAGCTGCTCCAGGTGGCCCAGGCCGAGGCGCGGGTGGACGGCCGGCCGATCAGTTGGCAGGCGGACGCCAAGGGCTTCGCCTTCAGCCGCCCCAGCGACGACGGGCGCGGTGTCGATCGGTTCAAGGACGACCCGCAGCTGCGGCCGCGGCGCTGGGCCAGCCCCTCGGTCAAGGCACGGGTGGAGCCCGGCCCGCGCCTGGTGCTCAATGCCGAGTGGATCGACGCGCCGTTGCAGGTGCAGTTGTCCGACGGCCAGTACAGCCTGACGGTGCAGCGCTCGGCCACCGGCCAGGTGCGTGTGGTGGCGCTGCCATGA
- a CDS encoding type II secretion system protein N, whose protein sequence is MAFVHRFSPPQLVQSLALLAIVAGVATWSSLLLTPAESRTPQAPPQTLAAQARSPAQQWFSNQPLVLDIKVTGLLASPRGAVAILSLNDAPPRSFLVGERLGQGVQLVAIEGDGVVIERGGERSRVEVGKLPQGLVLPVLIRQ, encoded by the coding sequence ATGGCATTCGTCCATCGATTTTCCCCGCCGCAGCTGGTGCAGTCCCTGGCGCTGCTGGCGATAGTGGCCGGGGTGGCGACCTGGTCGTCGCTGCTGCTGACGCCGGCCGAGTCGCGCACCCCGCAGGCGCCGCCGCAAACCCTGGCGGCCCAGGCCCGGAGCCCGGCGCAGCAGTGGTTTTCCAACCAGCCGCTGGTGCTGGACATCAAGGTCACCGGGCTGTTGGCCAGCCCCCGGGGCGCGGTGGCGATCCTCAGTCTCAACGACGCGCCGCCGCGCAGTTTCCTGGTGGGCGAGCGCCTAGGCCAGGGCGTGCAATTGGTGGCGATCGAGGGCGACGGCGTGGTGATCGAGCGCGGCGGCGAACGCTCGCGGGTGGAAGTCGGCAAGTTGCCGCAGGGCCTGGTTCTGCCGGTGTTGATCCGGCAATAA
- the gspI gene encoding type II secretion system minor pseudopilin GspI yields the protein MPGPRQPASGAPARQQGFTLIEVLVALAIIAVAMSAAVRVAGLMTQSNGLLRDKSIALLAAQSHLAQLRLEGRLPPGSKSLECDQGRLKLRCEQTIGPSPDPRLARVSVQVLDRSREAPPLARLDTLLARMPKNANR from the coding sequence ATGCCGGGCCCACGCCAGCCAGCCTCCGGAGCACCTGCCAGGCAGCAGGGTTTCACCTTGATCGAAGTGCTGGTCGCCCTGGCGATCATCGCCGTGGCCATGTCGGCGGCGGTGCGCGTGGCCGGCCTGATGACCCAGAGCAACGGCCTGCTGCGGGACAAGTCCATCGCCCTGCTGGCGGCCCAGTCGCACCTGGCCCAGCTGCGCCTGGAAGGCCGCCTGCCGCCGGGCAGCAAGAGCCTGGAATGCGACCAGGGCCGGCTCAAGCTGCGCTGCGAACAGACCATCGGACCCAGCCCCGACCCGCGCCTGGCCAGGGTCAGCGTGCAGGTCCTGGACCGCAGCCGCGAGGCCCCGCCCCTGGCCCGCCTGGACACCCTGCTCGCCCGTATGCCGAAAAACGCCAATCGTTAA
- the gspG gene encoding type II secretion system major pseudopilin GspG, whose protein sequence is MDVVYRKSQPQPRFQPRRPRGQGGFTLIEIMVVVVILGILAAMVVPKVLDRPDQARATAAKQDIGGLMQALKLYRLDHGTYPSMNQGLKVLVERPADAKNSNWRSYLERLPNDPWSRPYHYLNPGANGEVDVFSLGADGQPDGDGVNADIGSWQL, encoded by the coding sequence ATGGATGTCGTGTACCGCAAGTCGCAGCCACAGCCCCGGTTTCAGCCCCGACGCCCGCGCGGCCAGGGCGGTTTCACCCTGATCGAGATCATGGTGGTGGTGGTCATCCTCGGGATCCTGGCCGCCATGGTGGTGCCCAAGGTGCTCGACCGTCCGGACCAGGCCCGCGCCACCGCGGCCAAGCAGGACATCGGCGGGCTGATGCAGGCCCTCAAACTCTATCGCCTCGACCACGGCACCTACCCGAGCATGAACCAGGGCCTGAAAGTGCTGGTGGAACGCCCCGCGGACGCCAAGAACAGCAACTGGCGCTCTTACCTGGAACGCCTGCCCAACGACCCCTGGAGCCGTCCTTACCACTACCTCAACCCGGGCGCCAACGGTGAAGTCGATGTGTTTTCCCTGGGCGCCGACGGCCAGCCAGACGGTGACGGCGTGAATGCCGATATCGGCTCCTGGCAGCTATAA
- the gspK gene encoding type II secretion system minor pseudopilin GspK, whose amino-acid sequence MTARSPSAAQQRGMAIISALLIAAVVAVIAGGMLTRQTLFTRALESEQLRVQGSWQLQGGLEVGRQRLWEDRQRDVLTRPGQAWARPIQLAALGPGSGPFEGRLEDEQGKFNLRNLLANDRLDPLQIENFQRLCALLGVNAAVGQRIGQRVIASYPRLLGPEGAAPAASGLHSGRDTSPDAARKPLLARQPMLRSLDDLLGIEGVDEPLLARLAPFVTILPANTWLNGNTASAEALAATVPGLTLPRARALIAERDSGQWFINQGDFINRLRLPEVPADKVRVGITSEWFRLQGLARGERRRVRLLALLHRSEDNMPRVIWSRVGV is encoded by the coding sequence ATGACAGCCCGTTCGCCGAGCGCGGCGCAACAGCGTGGCATGGCCATTATCAGCGCCTTGCTGATCGCCGCCGTGGTGGCGGTGATCGCCGGCGGCATGCTCACCCGCCAGACCCTGTTCACCCGCGCTCTGGAGAGCGAGCAACTGCGGGTCCAGGGCAGCTGGCAGCTGCAGGGCGGCCTGGAAGTCGGCCGCCAGCGCCTGTGGGAAGACCGCCAGCGCGACGTGCTGACCCGTCCCGGCCAGGCCTGGGCGCGGCCGATCCAGCTGGCGGCGCTGGGCCCGGGCAGCGGGCCGTTCGAAGGCCGGCTGGAAGACGAGCAGGGCAAGTTCAACCTGCGCAACCTGCTGGCCAATGACCGCCTGGACCCGTTGCAGATCGAGAATTTCCAGCGCCTGTGCGCGTTGCTCGGGGTCAACGCGGCGGTGGGCCAGCGCATCGGCCAGCGGGTGATCGCCTCTTACCCGCGGCTGTTGGGCCCGGAAGGCGCGGCGCCGGCCGCCAGCGGATTGCACAGCGGCCGCGACACCTCGCCGGACGCCGCGCGCAAGCCGCTGCTGGCCAGGCAACCGATGCTGCGCAGCCTCGACGACCTGCTGGGCATCGAGGGCGTCGACGAACCGCTGCTGGCGCGCCTGGCGCCCTTTGTCACCATCCTGCCGGCCAACACCTGGCTCAACGGCAATACCGCCAGCGCCGAAGCCCTGGCGGCGACGGTGCCGGGGCTGACGCTGCCGCGGGCCAGGGCGCTGATCGCCGAGCGCGACAGCGGGCAGTGGTTCATCAACCAGGGCGACTTCATCAACCGCCTGCGCCTGCCCGAGGTGCCGGCGGACAAGGTGCGGGTCGGCATCACCAGCGAGTGGTTCCGCCTGCAGGGGCTGGCCCGCGGCGAGCGGCGCCGGGTCAGGCTGCTGGCGTTGCTGCATCGCAGCGAAGACAACATGCCGCGGGTGATCTGGTCGCGGGTGGGCGTATGA
- the gspL gene encoding type II secretion system protein GspL — translation MSRLRVSLPPLHSLTAQSQVSHAWLDRQGQVSEGRIGRASLMQLGQTPKVPAVECFLHPEDSLLASIELPALAPAKVSAAVACAAQALILGQSDDMHVAHGPRDAEGQVPISWLPRTALAQLGQVLEQAGLKLRGLYPAPYALPVPLSGQVTASLLEGHLLLRHSPQQGSVQPLPEEALQALLANGAGLQWIGDGAPEAALAHLPDSQRWTGPLPDWGLHGGVQNAGRRQPGWGRAAALCAAALAVWTLGLNLYAARQADQGQQLKAQMSQRVRQVFPQVPVILNPLQQARQQLEAQQNGSGGDAPQSFNSLVQQAGNAMPFMVGGVEQLNYANGELQLSLLGDTRVPPPDSGWQGLLSQAGIEASPGDQGWTLRVGSGAAGAAPMAADDSDASEEDDDE, via the coding sequence ATGAGCCGCCTGCGCGTCAGCCTGCCGCCGCTGCACAGCCTCACGGCCCAGAGCCAGGTCAGCCATGCCTGGCTGGATCGCCAGGGGCAAGTCAGCGAGGGACGGATCGGCCGGGCCAGCCTGATGCAACTGGGGCAGACGCCCAAGGTGCCGGCCGTGGAGTGTTTCCTGCACCCCGAGGACAGCCTGCTGGCGAGCATCGAGCTGCCGGCCCTGGCGCCGGCCAAGGTCAGCGCGGCGGTGGCCTGCGCCGCCCAGGCGCTGATCCTCGGCCAGAGCGACGACATGCACGTGGCCCATGGCCCGCGCGACGCCGAGGGCCAGGTGCCCATCAGCTGGTTACCACGCACGGCGCTGGCGCAGCTGGGGCAGGTACTGGAACAGGCCGGCCTCAAGCTGCGCGGCCTGTACCCGGCGCCCTATGCCTTGCCGGTGCCGCTGAGCGGGCAGGTGACGGCCAGCCTGCTGGAGGGGCATTTACTGCTGCGCCACAGCCCGCAGCAGGGCAGCGTGCAACCGCTGCCCGAGGAAGCCTTGCAGGCATTGCTGGCCAACGGCGCCGGGTTGCAATGGATTGGCGACGGGGCCCCGGAAGCGGCCCTGGCGCACCTGCCGGACAGCCAGCGCTGGACCGGCCCGCTGCCCGACTGGGGCCTGCACGGTGGCGTGCAAAACGCCGGGCGGCGCCAGCCGGGCTGGGGCCGCGCCGCGGCCTTGTGCGCGGCGGCGCTGGCGGTCTGGACCCTGGGCCTGAACCTCTACGCCGCGCGCCAGGCGGACCAGGGCCAGCAGCTCAAGGCGCAGATGAGCCAGCGGGTGCGCCAGGTATTTCCCCAGGTGCCGGTGATCCTCAACCCCCTGCAACAGGCGCGTCAGCAACTGGAGGCGCAGCAGAACGGCAGCGGCGGCGACGCCCCGCAGAGCTTCAACAGCCTGGTGCAGCAGGCGGGCAACGCCATGCCGTTCATGGTCGGCGGCGTCGAGCAACTGAACTACGCCAACGGCGAACTGCAACTGAGCCTGCTCGGCGACACCCGCGTGCCACCGCCGGACAGCGGCTGGCAGGGCCTGCTGAGCCAGGCCGGGATCGAAGCCAGCCCCGGCGACCAGGGCTGGACCCTGCGGGTGGGCAGCGGGGCCGCCGGCGCCGCGCCGATGGCCGCCGACGACAGCGATGCCAGCGAGGAAGACGACGATGAATAA
- the gspM gene encoding type II secretion system protein GspM: MNKQTLGRYRERWQRQASQARLYWNGLALREKRLLGGASALLGAVLVWLLLIEPAVKKIDYWQAEIPKLRSQAEALEVLLHQAGGPRGDASGQNLEQALRQTLDAAGLQGAYQLQAADEGEAQAWHLSFQEAPADAVVGWLLGNPRQFSLEVMEARLQRAGPADIDGTAGKLSGTVRMDQALGAKEAS; the protein is encoded by the coding sequence ATGAATAAGCAGACCCTCGGCCGCTATCGCGAGCGCTGGCAGCGCCAGGCCAGCCAGGCGCGGCTGTACTGGAACGGCCTGGCGCTGCGCGAGAAGCGCCTGCTCGGCGGCGCGTCGGCGCTGCTCGGCGCGGTGCTGGTGTGGCTGCTGCTGATCGAGCCGGCCGTGAAGAAGATCGATTACTGGCAGGCCGAGATTCCCAAGCTGCGCTCCCAGGCCGAGGCCCTGGAAGTGCTGCTGCACCAGGCCGGCGGGCCCCGTGGCGACGCGTCGGGGCAGAACCTGGAGCAGGCCCTGCGCCAGACCCTGGACGCCGCCGGCCTGCAGGGGGCCTACCAGTTGCAGGCGGCGGACGAGGGCGAAGCCCAGGCCTGGCACTTGAGTTTTCAAGAGGCCCCGGCGGACGCCGTGGTCGGTTGGCTGCTGGGCAATCCCCGGCAGTTTTCCCTGGAAGTGATGGAGGCCCGCCTGCAACGCGCGGGGCCGGCCGACATCGATGGCACGGCAGGCAAACTGTCTGGAACCGTTCGCATGGATCAGGCGCTGGGCGCTAAGGAAGCTTCATGA
- the gspD gene encoding type II secretion system secretin GspD — translation MKWSGGFSPRQSRKALSWCLLAPLALALAACTNNKEPQAPLLVDSELGRPLAETNRQGGDVVAEREKAQAQQTQRPRYQHPISRSARPSGASSSTGNTVVRNPLGDQPVRLNFVDVDIQAVVRALARSTGQQFLVDPRVKGNLTLVSEGEVPAHQAYDMLLAALRMQGFSVVDVGGVAQVVPEADAKLLGGPIYNASKPSANGMLTRTFRLQYENAVNLIPVLRPIVSPNNPINAYPGNNSIVITDYAENLTRVAQIIEGIDIPSALDTDVVAVQNGIAVDIAGMVSELLEAQGADPTQKISVVGDPRSNSIIIRTGSPERTELARNLIYKLDNAQSNPSNLHVVYLRNAQAGKLAQALRGLLTGESDSGTGDNARAMLGSMGGSLGQGGSSASGQSGSGSSTGGSSSLGSSSSSGSGYAQGGSGASSQGGTQGGDQNTAFSAGGVTIQADATTNTLLISAPEPLYRNLREVIDMLDQRRAQVVIESLIVEVGEDDAAEFGVQWQTGNLGGSGIIGGANLGGSGLNLNGKTSIDVLPQGLNLGLVNGTVDIPGIGKILDLKVLARALKTKGGTNVLSTPNLLTLDNEAASIFVGQTIPFVTGSYVTGGGGNSNNPFQTVQREEVGLKLNVRPQISEGGTVKLDIYQEVSSVDQRASVQAGTVTQKRAIDTSVLLDDGQIMVLGGLLQDGYSQNNNAVPWLSTIPGIGALFRNESRSTTKTNLMVFLRPYIIRDSAAGRSITLNRYDFMRRAQGGLQPERSWAMPDMQAPQLPTAEQGVPGAVPTSAQQPRATIRAVPVKPVITQ, via the coding sequence ATGAAGTGGTCAGGTGGTTTTTCCCCACGCCAATCGCGCAAGGCCCTGTCCTGGTGCCTGCTGGCGCCGTTGGCGCTGGCGCTGGCGGCGTGCACGAACAACAAGGAACCGCAGGCGCCGCTGCTGGTGGACAGCGAGCTGGGGCGGCCCCTGGCCGAAACCAATCGCCAGGGCGGCGATGTGGTCGCCGAGCGGGAAAAGGCCCAGGCGCAACAGACCCAGCGGCCCAGGTACCAGCATCCGATCAGCCGCAGTGCACGCCCTTCCGGCGCGAGCAGCAGTACCGGCAACACGGTGGTGCGCAACCCCCTGGGCGACCAGCCGGTGCGCCTGAATTTCGTCGACGTCGATATCCAGGCCGTGGTCCGGGCCCTGGCACGCTCCACTGGCCAGCAGTTCCTGGTGGACCCGCGGGTCAAGGGCAACCTGACCCTGGTCAGCGAGGGCGAGGTGCCGGCCCACCAGGCCTACGACATGCTGCTGGCGGCGCTGCGCATGCAGGGTTTCAGCGTGGTCGACGTCGGCGGCGTCGCCCAGGTGGTGCCCGAGGCCGACGCCAAGCTGCTCGGCGGGCCGATCTACAACGCGAGCAAGCCATCGGCCAACGGCATGCTGACGCGCACCTTCCGCCTGCAATACGAGAACGCGGTGAACCTGATCCCGGTGCTGCGCCCGATCGTGTCGCCGAACAACCCGATCAACGCCTACCCGGGCAACAACAGCATCGTCATCACCGACTACGCCGAGAACCTCACCAGGGTGGCGCAGATCATCGAGGGCATCGACATCCCCAGCGCCCTGGACACCGACGTGGTGGCGGTGCAGAACGGCATCGCCGTGGACATCGCCGGGATGGTCTCCGAGCTGCTGGAGGCCCAGGGCGCCGACCCGACCCAGAAGATCAGCGTGGTCGGCGACCCGCGTTCCAACTCGATCATCATCCGCACCGGCAGCCCCGAGCGCACTGAGCTTGCGCGCAACCTGATCTACAAGCTGGACAACGCCCAGAGCAACCCGAGCAACCTGCACGTGGTGTACCTGCGCAACGCCCAGGCCGGCAAGCTGGCCCAGGCCCTGCGCGGCCTGCTCACCGGCGAGAGCGACAGCGGCACCGGTGACAACGCGCGGGCCATGCTCGGCAGCATGGGCGGCAGCCTCGGGCAGGGCGGCAGCAGCGCCAGCGGCCAGAGCGGCAGCGGCAGTTCCACCGGCGGCAGTTCGAGCTTGGGCAGCAGTAGCAGTTCCGGCAGCGGCTATGCCCAGGGCGGCAGTGGCGCCAGCAGCCAGGGCGGCACCCAGGGCGGCGACCAGAACACCGCTTTCAGCGCCGGCGGCGTGACCATCCAGGCCGATGCGACTACCAACACCCTGCTGATTTCCGCGCCGGAACCGCTGTACCGCAACCTGCGGGAAGTCATCGACATGCTCGACCAGCGTCGCGCCCAGGTGGTGATCGAAAGCCTGATCGTCGAAGTCGGCGAGGACGATGCCGCCGAGTTCGGCGTGCAGTGGCAGACCGGCAACCTGGGGGGCAGCGGCATCATCGGCGGCGCCAACCTGGGGGGCAGCGGCCTGAACCTCAACGGCAAGACCAGCATCGACGTGCTGCCCCAGGGCCTCAACCTCGGCCTGGTCAACGGCACCGTGGATATCCCCGGGATCGGCAAGATCCTCGACCTCAAGGTCCTGGCCCGGGCCCTGAAGACCAAGGGCGGGACCAACGTGCTGTCGACGCCGAACCTGCTGACCCTGGACAACGAGGCGGCGAGCATTTTCGTCGGCCAGACCATTCCCTTTGTCACCGGCAGCTATGTCACCGGCGGTGGCGGCAACAGCAACAACCCGTTCCAGACCGTGCAGCGCGAGGAGGTGGGCCTGAAGCTCAATGTGCGGCCGCAGATTTCCGAGGGCGGCACGGTCAAGCTCGACATCTACCAGGAGGTCAGCAGCGTCGACCAGCGCGCCTCGGTGCAGGCCGGCACCGTGACCCAGAAGCGCGCGATCGATACCAGCGTGCTGCTCGACGACGGGCAGATCATGGTCCTGGGGGGCTTGCTGCAGGACGGCTACAGCCAGAACAACAACGCGGTGCCGTGGCTGTCGACGATCCCGGGGATCGGCGCGCTGTTTCGCAATGAGAGCCGTTCGACCACCAAGACCAATCTGATGGTGTTCCTGCGGCCCTACATTATTCGCGACAGCGCCGCGGGGCGCAGCATTACCCTCAACCGCTACGACTTCATGCGCCGTGCCCAGGGCGGCCTGCAGCCGGAGCGCAGTTGGGCCATGCCGGATATGCAGGCGCCGCAGTTGCCGACGGCGGAGCAGGGGGTGCCGGGGGCGGTGCCGACCTCGGCGCAGCAGCCTCGCGCCACGATTCGGGCTGTGCCGGTTAAGCCGGTGATTACGCAATGA
- the gspE gene encoding type II secretion system ATPase GspE has translation MNPQLPYAWAKSQRILLRHSEEGAVLLVCSSTPGWSISEVRRQFGPARLERVRDEELDGLLASAYSDTGSAAAVVGAAENEVDLDRLMQDIPEITDLLDTQDGAPVIRMINALLTQAARDGASDIHIEPYESHSVVRYRVDGTLRDVVSPRKALHGALVSRIKIMAQLDIAEKRLPQDGRIALRVAGRPIDIRVSTVPTGHGERVVMRLLDKQAGRLQLETLGMDPQLLARLDGLIRQPHGIVLVTGPTGSGKTTSLYAALARLDASTSNILTVEDPVEYDLPGISQIQVNAKIDMTFALALRAILRQDPDIIMIGEIRDLETAQIAVQASLTGHLVLATLHTNDAVSAINRLIDMGVEPFLLASSMLGVLAQRLVRRLCPQCKEEDPSAPGTWRPVGCPACNQIGYSGRTGIHELFCVDDDVRSLIHQGADEQALSAAARRAGMLSMREDGERWVRSGATAPEEILRVTRDA, from the coding sequence ATGAACCCACAACTCCCCTACGCCTGGGCCAAATCCCAACGCATCCTCCTGCGCCATAGCGAGGAGGGCGCCGTCCTCCTGGTCTGTTCCTCGACCCCCGGCTGGTCGATCAGCGAGGTCCGTCGCCAGTTCGGCCCGGCGCGGCTGGAGCGGGTGCGCGACGAGGAGCTCGATGGCCTGTTGGCCAGCGCCTATTCCGATACCGGCAGTGCCGCCGCGGTGGTCGGGGCGGCGGAGAACGAAGTCGATCTCGACCGCCTGATGCAGGACATCCCGGAAATCACCGACCTGCTGGACACCCAGGACGGCGCGCCGGTGATCCGCATGATCAACGCCTTGCTGACCCAGGCCGCGCGGGACGGCGCCAGCGATATCCATATCGAGCCCTATGAAAGCCATTCGGTGGTGCGCTACCGGGTCGACGGCACCCTGCGTGACGTGGTGTCGCCGCGCAAGGCGCTGCATGGCGCGCTGGTGTCGCGGATCAAGATCATGGCCCAGCTGGATATCGCCGAAAAACGCCTGCCCCAGGACGGCCGCATCGCCCTGCGCGTGGCCGGGCGACCGATCGATATCCGCGTCTCCACCGTGCCCACCGGCCACGGCGAACGGGTGGTGATGCGCCTGCTGGACAAGCAGGCCGGGCGCCTGCAGCTGGAGACCCTGGGCATGGACCCGCAACTGCTGGCCAGGCTCGACGGTCTGATCCGCCAGCCCCACGGCATCGTGCTGGTCACCGGGCCCACCGGCAGCGGCAAGACCACCAGCCTCTACGCCGCCCTGGCGCGGCTGGACGCCAGCACCAGCAATATCCTTACCGTCGAAGACCCGGTGGAGTACGACCTGCCGGGCATCAGCCAGATCCAGGTCAACGCCAAGATCGACATGACCTTCGCCCTGGCCCTGCGCGCGATCCTGCGCCAGGACCCGGACATCATCATGATCGGCGAGATCCGCGACCTGGAGACCGCGCAGATCGCCGTGCAGGCCTCGCTCACCGGGCACCTGGTGCTGGCGACCCTGCACACCAACGACGCGGTGTCGGCGATCAACCGCCTGATCGACATGGGCGTCGAGCCGTTCCTGCTGGCCTCGTCGATGCTCGGGGTGCTGGCCCAGCGCCTGGTGCGCCGCCTGTGCCCGCAGTGCAAGGAAGAGGACCCGAGCGCCCCCGGCACCTGGCGCCCGGTGGGCTGTCCGGCCTGCAACCAGATCGGCTACAGCGGCCGGACCGGCATCCATGAGCTGTTCTGCGTCGACGACGATGTGCGCAGCCTGATCCACCAGGGCGCCGACGAGCAGGCGCTGAGTGCCGCCGCCCGCCGCGCCGGGATGCTGAGCATGCGCGAGGACGGCGAGCGCTGGGTGCGCAGCGGCGCCACCGCCCCCGAAGAAATCCTCCGTGTGACCCGGGACGCCTGA
- the gspF gene encoding type II secretion system inner membrane protein GspF: MNRYRYEAADALGKIESGHLEADSQGAAFAALRSRGLTALAVQLEGGTPKAGGGGLFSAKLSDNDLAWATRQLASLLGASLPLEAALSATVEQAERKHIAQTLSAVRADVRSGMRLAEALAARPRDFPDIYRALIAAGEESGDLAQVMERLADYIEERNTLRGKILTAFIYPGVVGLVSVGIVIFLLSYVVPQVVSAFSQARQDLPGLTLAMLNASDFIRAWGWLCFGVLAGGFWSWRLYLRNPLARLNWHSRVLRLPLIGRFVLGLNTARFASTLAILGGAGVPLLRALEAARQTLSNDRLSQSVSDATAKVREGVNLAAALRVEKVFPPVLIHLIASGEKTGALPPMLERAAQTLSRDIERRAMGMTALLEPLMIVVMGGVVLVIVMAVLLPIIEINQLVQ, encoded by the coding sequence ATGAACCGTTATCGCTACGAAGCCGCCGACGCCCTCGGCAAGATCGAGTCCGGGCATCTGGAGGCCGACAGCCAGGGCGCGGCCTTCGCTGCGTTGCGCAGCCGCGGCCTGACCGCCCTGGCGGTGCAGCTGGAGGGCGGTACGCCCAAGGCCGGAGGCGGCGGCCTGTTCAGCGCCAAGCTGTCGGACAACGATCTGGCCTGGGCCACCCGCCAGCTGGCCAGCCTGCTGGGCGCCAGCCTGCCGCTGGAGGCGGCGCTCAGCGCCACGGTGGAGCAGGCCGAACGCAAGCACATCGCCCAGACCCTCAGCGCGGTACGCGCCGACGTGCGCAGCGGCATGCGCCTGGCCGAGGCGCTGGCGGCGCGGCCGCGGGATTTCCCGGATATCTACCGCGCGCTGATCGCCGCCGGTGAAGAGTCGGGCGACCTGGCCCAGGTCATGGAGCGCCTGGCCGACTACATCGAAGAGCGCAACACCCTGCGTGGCAAGATCCTCACGGCCTTTATCTATCCGGGGGTGGTGGGACTGGTCTCGGTGGGCATCGTGATCTTCCTGCTCAGCTACGTGGTGCCGCAGGTGGTCAGCGCCTTTTCCCAGGCGCGCCAGGATCTGCCGGGGCTGACCCTGGCGATGCTCAACGCCAGCGACTTTATCCGCGCCTGGGGCTGGCTGTGCTTCGGTGTGCTGGCCGGTGGTTTCTGGAGCTGGCGCCTGTACCTGCGCAATCCGCTGGCGCGCCTGAACTGGCACAGCCGGGTGCTGCGCCTGCCGCTGATCGGGCGCTTCGTGCTGGGCTTGAACACCGCGCGGTTCGCCTCGACCCTGGCGATCCTCGGCGGTGCCGGGGTGCCGCTGCTGCGCGCCCTGGAAGCGGCGCGCCAGACCCTGTCCAACGACCGCCTGAGCCAGAGCGTCAGCGACGCCACCGCCAAGGTTCGCGAAGGGGTCAACCTGGCCGCCGCGCTGCGGGTGGAAAAAGTCTTCCCGCCGGTGCTGATCCACCTGATCGCCAGCGGCGAGAAAACCGGCGCGCTGCCGCCGATGCTCGAACGCGCGGCGCAAACCCTGTCCCGCGACATCGAACGCCGCGCCATGGGCATGACCGCCTTGCTCGAACCGCTGATGATCGTGGTCATGGGTGGGGTGGTGTTGGTGATCGTCATGGCGGTGCTGCTGCCGATCATCGAGATCAACCAGCTGGTGCAATGA